ATAGGTTCTCCTTCTATTGGTGTATGATCTATTTTAAAATCGCCTGTGTGTACTACTATCCCCTCTGGCGTATATATAGCAAGTGCAACTGAATCTGCTATACTATGAGTCGTCCTTATAAATTCCACTTTAAAGCATCCCAATTTGATTGTATCGCCCTGATTTACTACTTTTGTCTTTACAACATCTTTTATTCTATGTTCCTCTAGCTTCTGTTCAACCAATCCTAAAGTAAGTCTTGTTCCGTACACCGGTACATTAATTTTTTTTAGAACATACGGCAATGCGCCTATGTGATCCTCATGTCCATGTGTTAATACAATACCCTTTATTTTCTCCACGTTTTTCTCTAGATACGTAACGTCAGGAATAACCAAATCTATTCCCAACAACTCATCTTCTGGAAAACCCATTCCACAATCAACAACAATTATGTTATCTTCGTACTCAATAACCGTAATGTTCTTTCCTATTTCACCTAGCCCTCCTAGTGGTATCACTTTTAATTTTTTTGTCATTTTTATCACAAATCCAACCGTTAAGGAATTTTATATTACTCGTATAAATTCCTAACGGAATTCACCTCCTTTTTGTATATTTATATCTTCAATAATGTATTGTTTCCATTCTACCTTTTTTGTATCTTCTACAACATTTGTATAAACCCGTCTATATTCTTTTTCTAACTTATTCCAATCAAATTTTTCTAAAACTTTTTGCAATGCCTTATCCACCATTTTCTTTGATTTATTGGGATCCTTTAATATATCTAATACACAATCAGCCAAAGAATTACTATTCCCAACTATAAATTTCTTCCCATCAACATTATGTTGAACAATTTCTCCCAAACCACCTACATCTGAAACAACTATAGAAACTCCCGCCAACATTGCTTCTAGTGCGACTATACCAAATGGTTCATATAAACTTGGATATACTGCCACATCTACACATCTATAGAGTAATCTTAAGTCATCATCTCCTAAGTATCCCGTAAAATACACCTTGTTCCATATCCCCATCGAATTTACTCTATCTTTCAAATAACTATCCTGATCTCCTTTTCCCACTATAACAAATTTCACATCATTATACTCTCTTATTATTTTCGGCATAGCTTCAACTAAAATAGATACCCCTTTTTCTTGTACTAATCTTCCAACAAAAAAAATTATCTTTTCATCATCTCTGGCATATCTCCTTCTAATATTTATGTCATACGCATACTTTTTAAATTTTTTTATATCAATACCATTATTTATAATCTCGACCTTATCCTCTGGTAAGTTAAAGATTTTTATAATTTCTTTTTTCATATACAAACTATTGACAATAACCTTACTTGACTGGTAAGTAAGCCACCACTCCACACTATTTATATACTTTTGCAAGCATGTGTATATACCATTGTTACGCCCATTCTCCGTAGCATGTATTGTAGAAATCATTGGTATACAATAAGAATTTTTTATAGTTACTGCACTAAATGCCACCAACCAATCATGTGCATGTATTAAGTCTAACTTGCCTATTTTATTTATCAGGCCAACCAAATACTCTATCATGGCTATATTGAAATGGTACACCCACTGTACAAAATCAAATATTTCTATACTTGGCAAACGCACTCTATGCACGTACACATAATCATCTTTTTCAAATTCTTCAGCGCAAGCCTCACAACACGTCACCACATGGACCTCATTACCTAACTTACCTAACTTCTGGGATAACTCATAAACCACCCTGGATATGCCTCCCACAATTCTAGGAGGATATTCCCACGTAAGCATAGCTATCTTCATACTAGTACCTCCGACCAATTGTTATTTTTAATATCAACTCATATATCATTATTAACTAATTGGCCTTTTTTTATTAATCTAAATCAAGCTACACCCCGCAAATATTACATTCTTGTAGAACCTTCATGCGCCAGTAAAGATCTCTCACACTCTAAATCCGTCAAAGTCACCTGATAACAAAGCTTACTTCCTCTCATCCTTTCGGATGCATAACAAAGTCCGTTTGTTCTCCTATCCAAGAACACCTGATCTATTTGCTCTGGATCACCAAGCAGCACTATCTTCGTATCTTTTCCTGCTCGAGTTATAATTCCCTTAACCTGCTTTGGAGTCAAATTTTGTGCCTCATCAATAATAACCCAATGTTTGGCAATGGATCGTCCTCTTATAAACGCAATAGCTTCCGCCGTTATTATCTTTCTGTCAAACAATTCATCTACTTTATCTTTAAGCTGAACTTCACTTTTGTATCTTTCATCCTCATTATTATCAACCAATATCTCTAAATTATCAACAACCGGCCTTAAAAACGGTGCTATCTTTTGTGTCTCACTACCAGGTAAAAATCCTATATCTTCGTCCATCTTTACAGTAGGCCTACAAACTAATATCTTCCTGTACATATTGTTTCTATCAACCAAAACTTTCTGCAACCCAACAGCCAACGAATAAAAAGTCTTAGCTGTACCTGCTGGTCCTTTTATTATTGTAAGAGGTGCTCTATCCGCATCTATCATAAGTGCCTCTTGCATAAATACCTGTCCCCAATTCCTAGGCTTTACCCCAAAAGGACTAGCATTCTTATACTCTAACTTTACTATGTACTCTCCATCAAATTTAGCCAACGCGACTTGATTACTATTATCTACACAATGTATAACCAAAAACTCATTAATGGTAAGCTCTGGTTGTATTTTTTTTGTATAACTATCCCCTTCAAATTCAAAAATATCTTCAACCTTTAATTTACCATTCTTGAAGAACACGTCCAAATTATCTTTACTGGAATAAACATCTCTTCTTCCTTTATACTGTTTATCCACCTCTGGAGATTGTTCTGCAAAAAAATCCTGCGCCTCAACACCTATAATCTCTGCCTTTATCCTAAGAAATATATCCTTTGTGACAAGATATACAGCACCACCAATATTTTTTAAGTATAAACATGTTTTTAATATCCTATTGTCTTTTTTTCCATCTGACCAACTAGACGGGAGCTCTACCTCGCTATGCCCTGTCTCTACTCGTATCAATCCCCCATTTTCTAATCTCAAACCACTGAGCAAATTTTCTCCACTCTGTGCCTGTCTTAACCTTTCTATAATTCTGGCTGTCTCCCTAGCATTGGCACCTAATTCACCTTTCTCTTTTTTGAATTTATCCAACTCTTCCAGAACAACATCAGAAATCACAACTTCATTATCTCCAAACGAATATATCGCCCCTGGAGATTGCAACAATATGTTAGTGTCAATGACAAAGGTTTTCTTCATAGTAAGACTTCCTCCTTATGAAAACTTTATACCTTACTGTGAATCTACTTTGGCTACGGTACTAGGATTCGAACCCAGACCAAATGAACCAGAATCATTTGTGCTACCCTTACACCATACCGCATTATTATAAACGCAAGATTAATTCTAACATATACCCGAAACTAACACAAGCACTTTCTTTTCAAAAACTCTAAAACTCACAACAAAGATATTATCATAAAAATCTTCCATTGTAAATAGCCTAAATTAAATTTTTTATAATTCCCATTAACCGTACACATAAGAAAGAGGAATGTCTTTTAAGCATTCCTCTTTCTTATCTTTTTTTACATCGTTCTTTAAACTATATATTGACTCTTATTTAAATTCATATCTTGATATTATTTTACTTCCCACTTCACAATTTTTACGTAATCTTGATTTATTCTATCTATAACAGCATTATTATCATCTATGTCATAATCATTTAATCCAAAGAAGGTCCTAACATAATAATCCTCCTCTTTTAATTTATTTACTATGTCCATACCACTTCCATTATCAGCATATCTACTTATATTCACTTCTCCATATAAAGTTATATTCCCACTTGCAATTATTATTCCAGTAAATTCTACTCCATCCTCA
This portion of the Clostridiales bacterium genome encodes:
- a CDS encoding glycosyltransferase family 4 protein; the encoded protein is MKIAMLTWEYPPRIVGGISRVVYELSQKLGKLGNEVHVVTCCEACAEEFEKDDYVYVHRVRLPSIEIFDFVQWVYHFNIAMIEYLVGLINKIGKLDLIHAHDWLVAFSAVTIKNSYCIPMISTIHATENGRNNGIYTCLQKYINSVEWWLTYQSSKVIVNSLYMKKEIIKIFNLPEDKVEIINNGIDIKKFKKYAYDINIRRRYARDDEKIIFFVGRLVQEKGVSILVEAMPKIIREYNDVKFVIVGKGDQDSYLKDRVNSMGIWNKVYFTGYLGDDDLRLLYRCVDVAVYPSLYEPFGIVALEAMLAGVSIVVSDVGGLGEIVQHNVDGKKFIVGNSNSLADCVLDILKDPNKSKKMVDKALQKVLEKFDWNKLEKEYRRVYTNVVEDTKKVEWKQYIIEDINIQKGGEFR
- a CDS encoding PhoH family protein, encoding MKKTFVIDTNILLQSPGAIYSFGDNEVVISDVVLEELDKFKKEKGELGANARETARIIERLRQAQSGENLLSGLRLENGGLIRVETGHSEVELPSSWSDGKKDNRILKTCLYLKNIGGAVYLVTKDIFLRIKAEIIGVEAQDFFAEQSPEVDKQYKGRRDVYSSKDNLDVFFKNGKLKVEDIFEFEGDSYTKKIQPELTINEFLVIHCVDNSNQVALAKFDGEYIVKLEYKNASPFGVKPRNWGQVFMQEALMIDADRAPLTIIKGPAGTAKTFYSLAVGLQKVLVDRNNMYRKILVCRPTVKMDEDIGFLPGSETQKIAPFLRPVVDNLEILVDNNEDERYKSEVQLKDKVDELFDRKIITAEAIAFIRGRSIAKHWVIIDEAQNLTPKQVKGIITRAGKDTKIVLLGDPEQIDQVFLDRRTNGLCYASERMRGSKLCYQVTLTDLECERSLLAHEGSTRM